The following proteins come from a genomic window of Misgurnus anguillicaudatus chromosome 10, ASM2758022v2, whole genome shotgun sequence:
- the LOC129448177 gene encoding uncharacterized protein isoform X4, giving the protein MEKPRHRCSVCDKTFTEKSNLTRHLKIHAVVRETFECDVCKKSFTTKSLLVSHPQQHKYPNIVLYRQGEARLQCTEAAKSVAEAPSTVVDPTWLDRKKAEAAAKRSGGELWKGQLVIVFGKYAGQTFRWLRENDVGWLVWLLFQYCQQGEQNELLKWQKERLLEYAREFPPVTWHLDRRLKTAQLKKDRAPLTVPDLFQQDPNYTSDAELLAAAETVLDESEASVSTQLTTWGDLASSVCQDDRPGPSSLRETSEPGGVVLEGWQKFWEQPPESTKALGIAPANIKWLKTNETYGLFERASKYKNVRGEIAERKIFKEKMEFQMPMYRDQILSTTGEILCIDGTRKILKKIYGDGQGTMQYVTSVLNEWDIKAS; this is encoded by the exons ATGGAGAAGCCTAGACATCGGTGCAGTGTGTGCGACAAGACTTTCACTGAAAAGTCCAACCTGACGAGGCATCTGAAGATCCATGCCGTCGTCAGGGAGACCTTTGAGTGTGATGTCTGCAAGAAGAGCTTTACCACCAAATCATTGCTGGTCAGCCATCCACAGCAACACAAGTACCCCAACATCGTTTTGTACCGGCAAGGAGAGGCCAGGCTGCAGTGTACAGAGGCAGCAAAGTCTGTGGCAGAGGCCCCCAGCACCGTTGTTGACCCTACATGGCTGGATCGCAAGAAAGCAGAGGCGGCTGCCAAGAGGTCCGGGGGTGAGCTGTGGAAAGGTCAGCTGGTCATTGTGTTTGGGAAGTATGCCGGTCAGACCTTTAGGTGGCTTCGGGAAAACGATGTTGGCTGGCTGGTGTGGTTGCTGTTCCAGTACTGCCAGCAGGGAGAGCAGAATGAGCTGCTGAAGTGGCAGAAGGAACGACTGCTCGAGTATGCCAGAGAGTTCCCTCCTGTCACATGGCACCTTGACAGGAGGTTGAAG ACAGCACAATTGAAGAAAGACCGGGCTCCTCTGACTGTCCCTGACCTCTTTCAGCAAGACCCCAACTACACCAGCGATGCTGAGTTGTTGGCTGCTGCAG AGACTGTCCTGGACGAGTCTGAGGCGTCGGTCAGCACGCAGCTGACCACCTGGGGAGACCTCGCCAGCTCTGTGTGCCAGGACGACAGGCCCGGACCCTCGTCCCTCCGAGAGACCTCGGAACCCGGTGGCGTCGTGCTGGAGGGCTGGCAGAAGTTCTGGGAGCAGCCGCCTGAATCCACCAAAGCCCTTGGTATAGCCCCCGCGAACATCAAGTGGTTGAAGACCAATGAGACCTACGGGCTGTTCGAGAGGGCATCCAAGTACAAAAATGTCAGGGGAGAGATCGCCGAGAGGAAGATCTTTAAGGAGAAGATGGAGTTCCAGATGCCCATGTACAGGGACCAAATCCTCAGTACGACTGGGGAAATCTTGTGCATTGACGGCACGAGGAAG ATTCTCAAGAAGATCTACGGCGACGGCCAGGGCACCATGCAGTACGTCACCAGCGTGCTGAATGAGTGGG
- the LOC129448177 gene encoding uncharacterized protein isoform X2 — translation MEKPRHRCSVCDKTFTEKSNLTRHLKIHAVVRETFECDVCKKSFTTKSLLVSHPQQHKYPNIVLYRQGEARLQCTEAAKSVAEAPSTVVDPTWLDRKKAEAAAKRSGGELWKGQLVIVFGKYAGQTFRWLRENDVGWLVWLLFQYCQQGEQNELLKWQKERLLEYAREFPPVTWHLDRRLKTAQLKKDRAPLTVPDLFQQDPNYTSDAELLAAAETVLDESEASVSTQLTTWGDLASSVCQDDRPGPSSLRETSEPGGVVLEGWQKFWEQPPESTKALGIAPANIKWLKTNETYGLFERASKYKNVRGEIAERKIFKEKMEFQMPMYRDQILSTTGEILCIDGTRKILKKIYGDGQGTMQYVTSVLNEWGDCFGYRVHPC, via the exons ATGGAGAAGCCTAGACATCGGTGCAGTGTGTGCGACAAGACTTTCACTGAAAAGTCCAACCTGACGAGGCATCTGAAGATCCATGCCGTCGTCAGGGAGACCTTTGAGTGTGATGTCTGCAAGAAGAGCTTTACCACCAAATCATTGCTGGTCAGCCATCCACAGCAACACAAGTACCCCAACATCGTTTTGTACCGGCAAGGAGAGGCCAGGCTGCAGTGTACAGAGGCAGCAAAGTCTGTGGCAGAGGCCCCCAGCACCGTTGTTGACCCTACATGGCTGGATCGCAAGAAAGCAGAGGCGGCTGCCAAGAGGTCCGGGGGTGAGCTGTGGAAAGGTCAGCTGGTCATTGTGTTTGGGAAGTATGCCGGTCAGACCTTTAGGTGGCTTCGGGAAAACGATGTTGGCTGGCTGGTGTGGTTGCTGTTCCAGTACTGCCAGCAGGGAGAGCAGAATGAGCTGCTGAAGTGGCAGAAGGAACGACTGCTCGAGTATGCCAGAGAGTTCCCTCCTGTCACATGGCACCTTGACAGGAGGTTGAAG ACAGCACAATTGAAGAAAGACCGGGCTCCTCTGACTGTCCCTGACCTCTTTCAGCAAGACCCCAACTACACCAGCGATGCTGAGTTGTTGGCTGCTGCAG AGACTGTCCTGGACGAGTCTGAGGCGTCGGTCAGCACGCAGCTGACCACCTGGGGAGACCTCGCCAGCTCTGTGTGCCAGGACGACAGGCCCGGACCCTCGTCCCTCCGAGAGACCTCGGAACCCGGTGGCGTCGTGCTGGAGGGCTGGCAGAAGTTCTGGGAGCAGCCGCCTGAATCCACCAAAGCCCTTGGTATAGCCCCCGCGAACATCAAGTGGTTGAAGACCAATGAGACCTACGGGCTGTTCGAGAGGGCATCCAAGTACAAAAATGTCAGGGGAGAGATCGCCGAGAGGAAGATCTTTAAGGAGAAGATGGAGTTCCAGATGCCCATGTACAGGGACCAAATCCTCAGTACGACTGGGGAAATCTTGTGCATTGACGGCACGAGGAAG ATTCTCAAGAAGATCTACGGCGACGGCCAGGGCACCATGCAGTACGTCACCAGCGTGCTGAATGAGTGGG
- the LOC129448177 gene encoding uncharacterized protein isoform X3: MEKPRHRCSVCDKTFTEKSNLTRHLKIHAVVRETFECDVCKKSFTTKSLLVSHPQQHKYPNIVLYRQGEARLQCTEAAKSVAEAPSTVVDPTWLDRKKAEAAAKRSGGELWKGQLVIVFGKYAGQTFRWLRENDVGWLVWLLFQYCQQGEQNELLKWQKERLLEYAREFPPVTWHLDRRLKTAQLKKDRAPLTVPDLFQQDPNYTSDAELLAAAETVLDESEASVSTQLTTWGDLASSVCQDDRPGPSSLRETSEPGGVVLEGWQKFWEQPPESTKALGIAPANIKWLKTNETYGLFERASKYKNVRGEIAERKIFKEKMEFQMPMYRDQILSTTGEILCIDGTRKILKKIYGDGQGTMQYVTSVLNEWGTLIRR, translated from the exons ATGGAGAAGCCTAGACATCGGTGCAGTGTGTGCGACAAGACTTTCACTGAAAAGTCCAACCTGACGAGGCATCTGAAGATCCATGCCGTCGTCAGGGAGACCTTTGAGTGTGATGTCTGCAAGAAGAGCTTTACCACCAAATCATTGCTGGTCAGCCATCCACAGCAACACAAGTACCCCAACATCGTTTTGTACCGGCAAGGAGAGGCCAGGCTGCAGTGTACAGAGGCAGCAAAGTCTGTGGCAGAGGCCCCCAGCACCGTTGTTGACCCTACATGGCTGGATCGCAAGAAAGCAGAGGCGGCTGCCAAGAGGTCCGGGGGTGAGCTGTGGAAAGGTCAGCTGGTCATTGTGTTTGGGAAGTATGCCGGTCAGACCTTTAGGTGGCTTCGGGAAAACGATGTTGGCTGGCTGGTGTGGTTGCTGTTCCAGTACTGCCAGCAGGGAGAGCAGAATGAGCTGCTGAAGTGGCAGAAGGAACGACTGCTCGAGTATGCCAGAGAGTTCCCTCCTGTCACATGGCACCTTGACAGGAGGTTGAAG ACAGCACAATTGAAGAAAGACCGGGCTCCTCTGACTGTCCCTGACCTCTTTCAGCAAGACCCCAACTACACCAGCGATGCTGAGTTGTTGGCTGCTGCAG AGACTGTCCTGGACGAGTCTGAGGCGTCGGTCAGCACGCAGCTGACCACCTGGGGAGACCTCGCCAGCTCTGTGTGCCAGGACGACAGGCCCGGACCCTCGTCCCTCCGAGAGACCTCGGAACCCGGTGGCGTCGTGCTGGAGGGCTGGCAGAAGTTCTGGGAGCAGCCGCCTGAATCCACCAAAGCCCTTGGTATAGCCCCCGCGAACATCAAGTGGTTGAAGACCAATGAGACCTACGGGCTGTTCGAGAGGGCATCCAAGTACAAAAATGTCAGGGGAGAGATCGCCGAGAGGAAGATCTTTAAGGAGAAGATGGAGTTCCAGATGCCCATGTACAGGGACCAAATCCTCAGTACGACTGGGGAAATCTTGTGCATTGACGGCACGAGGAAG ATTCTCAAGAAGATCTACGGCGACGGCCAGGGCACCATGCAGTACGTCACCAGCGTGCTGAATGAGTGGG